GCGTGGGCCAAAGTCGTGGACCGCCTGCTCGCGAGCCCCAGATACGGCGAGCGCTGGGGGCGACACTGGCTCGATTTGGCCCGCTACGCGGACACCAACGGCTACGAGTTCGACGAACCGCGCCCGGATGCGTGGCGCTACCGCGACTACGTCATCAAGTCGTTCAACGACGACAAACCCTTCGACCGGTTCATCACCGAGCAACTTGCGGGGGACGAGGCGTTCCCCAACAGCCCCGAAGCGCTCGTCGCGACCGGCTTCAACTTGCTCGGCCCGGACATGACCGATTCCGCGGACCAGGCCCAACGGCGCCTGAACACGCTCACGGACATGACCGACACCGCGGCCCTCGCGTTCCTGGGGCTTACGGTTACCTGCGCGCGGTGCCACGATCACAAGTTTGAACCGATCTCGCAAAAGGACTACTTCCGGCTGCAAGCGTTCTTCACGCCCGCGAACTTCCGCAAAGACATCCCCGTCGTCACACCCACGGAAGTCGCCGCCCGTATCAGCGCGGTCCGCTCATACGAGCAATCCACGAAGGGGTTGCGCGAGCAACTCGCGGCCGTCGAAGAACCGCACCGCAAGAAGATGTTCGAGGACCGGCTCGCGAAACTCTCCCCCGATGCCCAAACCGCCCACCGCACGGCGCCCGCCCACCGCACCGGCGGGCAGATCGAACTCGTCGCGGAGACGGAAGCAAAAGTCCGCGTCACAGACGCCGAGGGCGCGAAGGCACTGACGCCCGCCGAGAAAGCACGGACCGAGGAACTAAAAGCCAAACTGAAAGCGTTCGACAGCAAGAAGCCGCCCGCACCGCCGGTCGCAATGGGGTTAACGGACAAGCCGGGAGTACCGCCCAAAACCTTCCTGCTCGAACGCGGCGAACTCGACAAGAAGGGCGTCGAGGTCGAGCCCGGTTTCCCCGTGGTTCTGTTGCCCGAGAGCAAAGAGGCTCCCGCCACGGTCAAGGCGCTCGCGAACAGCACCGGGCGCCGACTCGCGCTCGCGAACTGGGTCGCGAGCACCGACAACCCGCTGACGGCCCGCGTCATCGTGAACCGCCTCTGGCAGCACCACTTCGGCCGGGGAATCATCGGCACCGCGAGCGACTTCGGCCTCCGGGGGCAGAAGCCGACACACCCGGAGTTACTCGACTGGCTCGCGTGCGAATTGATGCACCCCTCCCCAACCCCTCCCCTAAACGGAGAGGGGCTTAAAATCACCGGTCCAGCCCCCTGGGCGCTCAAGCGCCTTCACCGCCTGATGCTCCTGTCGGAAACGTATCAACAATCCACTCAGGCGAGCAAAGACGGGGCGGTCCTCGACCCAGATAACAAGCTCCTCGCACACGCGAACCGGCTGCGGCTCGAAGGCGAAGCGGTGCGCGATTCGCTCCTCGCCGTCGGCGGGCGCCTCAACCCGAAGATGGGCGGCCCCGGTGTCGTGTTGCCGGAAGCGTCGCGTGCCGCGGGCGGGTCGCGTGCGGTCGCGGTCACGACCGACGCTGCGGAGCACACCCGCCGGAGCGTGTACCTCCTCTCGCGGCGCAATCTCAAGCTCGCGTTCCTCGAAGCGTTCGACCTGCCCGACAGCAACCTGAGTTGCCCGAAGCGCGAGCGCAGTACCACCGCGACGCAAGCTCTGGCGCTACTGAACGCCGAAGAAACGATGGTCGCGGCAAAAGCGCTCGCATACCGGCTCACGCGCGAAGCAAAGGACGAAGACGCTCGCATCGCGCTCGCATACCGGCTCACACTTGGTCGAGTGCCGGCCGCGAAAGAAACGGAGCGCGCAAAAGCGTTCCTGAAGGAATCGCCGTTGAGCGAGTTGTGCCGCGCGCTGTTTAACGTGAACGAGTTCGTCTATCTCGATTAGTCGCGAACGGGAAATCTCATGTCCTCTCGATTTCTTGCGTGGTACACGTGCGGGGTACTACTCATCACTTCCGTTGCTGTCAGCGCAATCACGATCTTACCGGGAGGCGAGTCGTGGATTCGGATGATCTTTACCGTACTCGGCGCGACGGCCGGAATATTTGCGATCCTGGGGGCAGCGCTTTTGTGGTTGCCCCGAGACCACTGGTGCAACCGGTCGCGGCGAGTGCGACAAGTTCTGTCGGGGGGCGCTGTGGTCGCGAGCTTGTTATTGCTGGTAATCATTTAGTCACATCGCTGAGACTATCGGGAACCGAGAACACCTTATGACCGCTCTTCCCCCCGATCGCCGATCGTTTCTCCGTACCGCGGGCGGCGGGTTCGGTGCCCTCGCGCTCGCGGCGATGCTCGGCGAGGACGGGTTGCTCGCGGACGAGAAGCCGATCGACCCGCTCGCGCCGAAGAAGCCGCACTTCGAGCCGAGCGCGAAGCGGGTCATCTTCCTGTTCATGTCGGGCGGCCCGTCGCACGTGGACACGTTCGACCCGAAGCCCGAACTCACGCGGTTCCACGGTCAAAAACTCCCCGAATCGTTCGGCCCGGTGAAGACGCGGCGCGGCGTGGACAAGAACAAACTGCTCGCCTCCGCGCGCACGTTCAAGAAACACGGCAAGAGCGGTATCGAGGTGTCCGACTGGTTCCCGCACGTCGCGGAGCGCGTCGACGACATCTGTTTGCTCCGCGGGTGCCACGGCGACAGTGTGACCCACCCCGAGTCCGTGTACCTGATGAACACCGGGTCGATCCTGATGGGACGGCCCAGCCTCGGTGCGTGGGTCAGCTACGGGCTCGGCACCGAGAACCGGAACATGCCCGCGTTCGTGGTGATGCCCGACCCGGGTGGGTGGCCGAAGGGCGGCGCGCCCGCGTGGGGCAACGGTTACGTCCCGGCCGCGTACCAGGGCACCGTTGTGAAGGGCGGTCAGGCGCCGATCGAGCACCTCGCCACCCCGTCCGGCGTGAGCGCCGCACAGCAGCGCCGAACGCTCGACTTCATCGCGGAGAGCAATCGCGCGTTCGGCACGACCCGCTCGGCGGACTCGGAGCTGTCGGCGCGCATTGCGGCCTACGAACTCGCGTACCGGATGCAGGCCCACGCGCCGGACGTGGTCGATCTCACAAAGGAAACCGAGGAGACGAAGGCGCTCTACGGCCTCGACCGCAAGGAAACGGCCGAGTTCGGCACGCGGTGCCTGCTCGCGCGCCGGATGGTGGAGCGCGGCGTGCGGTTCGTGCAGCTCTACAGCGGCGACACGAACGGCTGGGACGCGCACTCCGATCTGGAGAAAAACCACGGCACGCTCTGCCTTCAAAGCGATAAGCCGATTGCAGGTCTGTTGACGGACCTGAAGCGCCGCGGGCTACTGAAAGACACGCTCGTGGTGTGGGGCGGGGAGTTCGGGCGCACCCCGATGACCGAGGGGACGAACGGGCGCGACCACAACCCGCACGGGTTCTCCATGTGGCTCGCCGGTGGCGGCATCAAGGGCGGGCAAGCGCTCGGCGCCACGGACGCGATCGGGCTGCGCGCGGCCGAAGACAAAACGCACGTCCACGACGTTCACGCGACGATCCTGCACCTGCTCGGGTTCAACCACCTGAAGCTCACGTTCCGGCACAACGGCCGCAACGAGCGCCTCACCGACAACGCCGGCGAGGTGATCGATAAGGCCATCGCGTAGCCGGCCCGACGCAAACGTCGGGGACGACCGGCGCGTCAACGGATGCCGGGGATCTTTTTCCCGTGGTGGTGCTTGGGCTCGGCCCCGACGTGGTTGTACGCGGTCTCCCGGACGTAATACTTTTTGGTGATTTGGGCGGCCGTGGCCCCCAGGAGCGGGACGAAGTTGGCCCAGGTCATTGGTTGCCCGCCGACCTTCAGAGCGAGCTGGCGCACGTCCCCGGGCGCCCACACCCAGTTACAGTTAACGGCCCACTTCTTGGCGTAAAGTCCGCCCGCGTGCATCACCCGGGACACGATCGTAGAGCAGTTCTTCTTGAACGCCCCGTATGTGCTCTTGGGCTTGTCCCGGATGGACGCCCACTCGCTCATCATTCGAGTCTCTTGATTGGTGTTCGTGTTCAGCTTGATTACCCAGTCCGGCAGGTACCCCTCGGCCTGGAGGTCTTCAACGACCGACCGCTTGCACCTCGACTGTTTCCGGGTTCCGAACACGTCGGCTACCCCGAACGTCGCGGCGGCGGTATTGGGCCAGTACGAGACGTAGTTCTTGGTGAGCCCGCCCGTGTACGCCGTGAACTGGTCCATCTGGGACACGTTCGAATTCGGGTTGTTGACGAACGCGGCATCGAAGGTGTCCCCAATGTTCATGGACGAGTGCCCGGGCCACTCGCGCCCGCTGACCTCTTTCTGGAGGTACATGTTCTGCTCCCAAACGAAGACATACGACGCCATGACCGATCCTCCGGGGCCTCCGGGCGTAGGTGCCGGAGCGCGGGAAAGTTTGTGTCGTCCCTGATCCCAACGCGGAATCGGCGGAGAAACCCCGCCACGAATAGTTCAGAATTTTCCCGGGTCGGCAAACGTGTCCGGACGTGGTCGATACGGTCACTTCTTCCGGAGATCCGCGAGTAGCTTCTTGAAGTCGTCGCGGTCGCGAAGCAGCGCGAGATCCGGGTCCGTCCCGACCCGATCGGCGTCGGTGAATCCGGCTTTCACGGACCGGGACAGGAGTTCCATCGCGCGGTCGGCGTGTTCCTTTTTCCTCTTCGCGGGGGGCCGGTCGTTGGCCCGCGCGGACACGCAAGCGAAGCTGTAAAGTTGACCGGCGCTCCAGTCCCCGGACGCGCTCAGCACCGCGACGTCGACCTCGGCCCGGGGCACGCTGTTCACCTGGGAGAGCATCTCGACCTCCGACTCCGGGAGCCCCTGCCCGGCTTTAGGGAGCAGCTCGAAGGCCCGGTCCCACTCCTTCGCCGCTTCGGTGAACTTCCCGACACGGTGGTACGCGACCGCCCGGCACCGGTGGATCATCCCGAGCAGTTCCGGGGCACCGGTCCACTTCGGATCGCGCGCGCGCACCGCCGTCGCGAGACCGAGTGATTTCTCGAACCAAACGAGGCTCTCCCCGGGCCGACCGTTCTCGCGGACGATCACACCGAGGTTGCAAGAGCTGCGGGCGAGTTCGGTCTCGTGCGCCCCCGGAAACTGGGCAACCGATTGTTCCCGGAAGGCCACGACCTCGCGGAAGTGTAGTTCCGCTGTGGCCCCGTCGCCCCGGCGCACCGCGAACACCCCCAGGTGGTCGTGAGCGAGCGCCAGCCGGAACCGATAGTACTCGTTGCCCGGGTCCAGGGCGCACGCCTGCTTGAGGTCCGCGGCGGCCCGGCGGTACTCCTGCTCCGCCGCCGGTTGCCTCCCCCAGTCGACCAGAACGTCCCCCAACTGGGTGCGACTAATGCCGAGGTTGTAGCGGTACTCCGCGACCGTGGGGACGTCGGTGGCCAGTTTCCCCAGGACCGTCAGGTTCGCGCGGCGCTGCTCCTCCGATTTCGCCTTGTCGCCGCGCCCGTCGAACAGGGCCGCCAACCAGTAGTGGTAGGTCGCGAGCTTATTGCGGTACCCCGCAACCGTTGGAAAGTCGGCGACCAGTTTTCCCTGAACCTCGATGGCCCGGCGGTGGTGGTATTCGGCCGCGTCCGGCTTTTCCCGCGCCAGCCGGACGCCGACGTCGTTGTGAGTTCCGGCCAGATCCTGGTGGTACTCCGGAGCAGTCGGGAAGTCGGTGACGAGCTGCTCCAGGGTCGCGACCGCCCGACGGAAATGCTCGTCCCGCCCCAGCGGGCTCCCGTCCATCTGTCCCATTCGGCGGTGACCGGCGGCCAGCGATTGACGGCACCAGGGGAGAGCGGGGAAGTCGGCGGCCAACTTTTCCCGGATCGCAAAGCCCTGGCGGTAGTGGTCCGCCCCGCTCGCGCGATCCAGCATACCGGCGAGGTTCTCGTGGGAGGTGACGAGGTGCCGGCGATGTTCGGGCACAGCCGGGAGGTCTGCCACCAGCGCGGTGTACGCGGCGACGGCCGAGCGGAAGGCGGTTTCCGCCTCCGGGCGGCGCCCGAGGCGGTACTGGATGACACCGACCCGCAGTATCGCGCCCGCGGCCCTGGCGCGCGACTCCTCGTTGCCCCCGTGCTCCGCAGCGAGCTCCTGATAGAACGGGAGCACCTCGGCCAGGAACGGCTCGTTCCGGACGTTGTACATATCTTCGTCGAGGGTCGATCCGGTCGCGATCCGCGTGAGAGAGTCGAGCGCCGTCCGGGTCCGACTCGCCCCCCGCTCGGCCCGCGCCCGCTGGTCGGATTCACCGGCCCGGGCAGTCTCCGCCGCTTCTCGCTGTTCGGCTTCGTGCCCCCGGGCCTGCTCCGCTTCCGCGCGCCGGATCTCGGCCCGAACCAGTCCGATTGTTGTTCCCGCGATTCCGCCCAACAGGGCGAGCAGCACCAACCCCGCCGCGGCCACCTGCACCCGATTGCGGCGCACGAACTTGCGCACCCGGTACGCGGTACCCGGCGGACCGGCCAGGACCGGCTCGTGGTTCAGGAACCGCTCGATGTCCTCCGCGAAGGCCGCGGCCGTCTCGTACCGCCGGTCCCGCTCCTTCGCCAGCGCCTTCATGACGACCCAATCCAGATCCCCGCGGAGGAACCGCCCGAGCTTCCCGGGTTCCGTGCGCCGGTGCGCGGCCACGTCGGGCGCCACGCCGGTCGAGCTCAGTCGCTTGCTCGGGGTCGGCGGGTCGCTGTCGCGGACGAGTCGGAGGAACTCGTGGAGCGGCGCCCGTTTGAGCCACTCGCGCTCGATGGGCGTGGTCCCGGTCAGCAGCTCGTAGAGGTTCACGCCGAGCGCGTAGACGTCCGCGCGCGTGTCGATGTCGGCAGTGTTAAAATCCGCCTGTTCCGGGGCCATGTACAGGGGCGTGCCGGTCACGTTGCCCGGCCGGGTGAACAGGGTCTCGTCGGGCAGGCGCGCGCCGCCCGTGGCCTTCGCCAGGCCGAAGTCGATGACCCGCGGGACGGGCTTTCCGTCGTGGTGCTCGACCAGGATGTTGGACGGTTTGAGATCCCGGTGAATGATCCCCTTCTGGTGCGCGTGCTGCACCGCCGCGCAGACCTGCACGAACAAGCGGAGCCGGTCCACGACGGGCAACGTGTGAGCGTCGCAGTACTCGTTGAGTGGAACGCCGGCGACCAGTTCCATCACGAAGTACGGGCACCCGACCCCGATCGCGTGCGCGTCGGCCTCGCCGGTGGTGCCGGCGTCGAGCAACTTGGCGATGTGCGGGTGGTCCATCCGGGCGATCGCCTGGCGCTCCGCCCCGAACCGGGCCAGGACGTCCCGCGAGCCCACCTGATCGCCGCGGATCAGTTTCACGGCCACCCGCCGCTTGATCGGGTGCAACTGGTCCGCGGCCCACACCGTGCCCATCCCGCCCTCGCCGATCAGTTCGAGCAACCGGTACCGGCCGTCGATGACCGCGCCGGACAGGTCCCGCACGGGCGCGGGCTCTTGCGGCAGGTTGGGGTTCACGGTGGGCGTACCGGCCGGTTGGTCGAGGAACGCGCCCAGGTCCGGCTGGGCGGCGAGCATTTGCTCGATCCGCCCCCGGAGTTCGACGTTCCCGTGGCACGTCTCATCCAGGAACGCGGCGCGCTCGGCCGGGGGGCGCTCAAGGGCGCCGAAGAAGATGGATTCGGCCGGGGAGGATTCGGGCATGAGCGGGCTCCGAGCGGGGCGACCACCGGGCAATGCGGAATCCGGCCCCGGAACCCGCCACGAGTTCCGGGCGATTAGTTCGCCTCGAGCAGTTCGGTGTAGAGCCAGGAGCGGGCGAACAGCCACCAGCGCTCGGCGGTGCGCAGGGAGACGCCGAGGGCGTCGGCCGCTTCCGGCATGGTCGCGCCGCCGAAGAACCGCATCGTGACGAGTTTGGCCTTGTCCGGTTCAGTGGCCGCGAGACGGTCGAGCGCGTCGTTGATCGCCAGAATCTGCTCCGGGGGCTGGGCGACGTTGTGCCAGTCGGCCAGTTCCACGCGGTTCCACTTGGACCCGCGCTTCTCGGCGTGCTTGGTGCGGGCGTGGTCGACCAGAATGCGGCGCATGGCCTCGGCCGCGGCCGCGAAGAAGTGCCCGCGGCCGTCGAACTGCTGCTCGCCCACCAGCCGCAGGTACGCCTCGTGGACCAGTTCCGTGGCGTGGAGCGTGTGCCCCGACGGTTCCTGCGCGATTCGCACCGCGGCGAGCTTCCGCAACTCGTCGTAGACGAGCGGGAGCAGGTCCGCGGCGGCCTTACGATCGCCGACCCGAACGGCGTTCAGTAAACGTGTGATCTCGAACATGCCGTCGAATGTAACGTTTCTGCGGGAGAACAGAAGTCTTATTGCGGACGTGAGCCCGAGGTCGAGCCACTTCGCACGAGCGGGGCGACCTTACCACCGGCGCGGGGGACGCGACGTGCGTGGCGAAGGGGCACTCACGAAACGCACGAATTCGTACCAACGAAACGGGCCGCGGAACGACAGGAGGTGGTCCCCCGTCCCGCGGCCCAACAGCCGGGTCACTCGTCCCTTCATCTGAAGAAGCGAGGGCGAACGTCACTCGCTCACAACGGAGCCGTCGCCGACACCGTTCACCGCGACCCAAATCGGCCACGACATGCTCGTGCTGATATTGCCGACCGAACCGTCCGCACGGGCCACGTTGACCGAGCTCCCGTGCATCGAGCTGGCGCCGGGCCAGTCGCAGTTAATGCCCCACGCGGTCAGGTACGTCGGCGGGAAGCTGTACGGTGCGGTGAGCCCGCTGAGCCACTGCCCGTCGACGCTCGGCGTCGCGGAACCGTCCGCGCCCATGTACGGGGGGAACTTCGAGGTACCCGCGTACCCCGTGAACACGAACGCCGAGCGGAACACCGCTTCGCCGCCGCGGGCGCGGAGGATGCCCCCGCCCTGCGCGTTGAACGGACCGTTCTTGAAGCCGTAGCTCGTAGTTTCCGCGATCGCCACCACGTTCGACGTGCCGTCGGTGACGTCGGCGAACTTGAACGTCCGGGTGACCGTGAACAGCCCGGAGTAGTCACCCGTTGTGCCCGTGCCCGGGTTGAACACGGCCGTCGACCACCAGTGGTACCCTTCGCTCCCGGCGTAGTTGGTGACGGCGAGGTTGTGCGTCTCGTCGGACTTGGCGTAGCCGGGGTCCGAGGGGCAGCGCAGGAGCCCCACATCGGTACTCATGATCGGTTGCCCCCACGCGGGGGCGTTGATGTTCGTCTGCTTGAACAGGTTGTCCTGTTCCACGAACGGCAACAGGTACGTGAGCCAGGTGTGGTGGTTGGGCGGGGCGTTCGAGGCCGGCACCGGCTTGGCCAGCGTGAGCACGCCGGCCGCCGGGAACTTCCCGTTGGAGTCGTGGAAGTTGTGCAGCGCCAGGCCGAGCTGCTTGAGGTTGTTGCTACACTTCATCCGGGCCGCGGCCTCGCGGACCTTCTGGACGGCCGGGAGGAGCAAACCAATGAGGATCGCGATGATCGCAATCACGACCAGCAGTTCAATCAGCGTGAACCCGCGCTTCGATCGAGAGAGAGAGGGGACGGACATTGACACCTCGGGAGAAGGAGCCACTCGCTTGAGCGGGAGTAATGAGCGGCAAGAACGATTGAGATGGGGCCATGAAAATCACTTCTAAACTTCTCCGACGAGCCAGTCAAGTATAATCAAGTCAGTATCAACTTGATCTAATATGGTTCTCATGGGGTGCGAGCAGCTGTGATAAATGCGCTACATTATGAGAGCCGGTGTCAAAGATCGTATCGCTGTGTATTCTCGCGTGATATTCTTCGAGCAGCCGTTGCGCGCCGCGTCCGTGCGGGCCGCCGCGCGGAACGGCCAGCACATCGTGTGCCGCGGCTCCGCTCATCACGCCCTCATGTCGCCGAGTCAAGAATTTGCGGGTTAAGAAGGGCCTGTCGCCTTTGAGCCAACGCGCCTCGAGGGAACTTCTGGCGAAGTGAATCGCGGGAAAATACTTACAGACTCCGACTCAACCTCCCGTAGCCCCGCCCCGATTTTCAGGGCGGTTCCGAGGTTGTGTCAGAGCCCGTTACGGAGAATCGGCCCGTGGCGGCTCGATCCGAGCCCACGAATTGTGCGCACATGAAATTCAGGCAAGGCACCCATTAGGGGGAGCGGACCGGGCGCGGGGCCGGCGCCTCGTGTACGTTCTTCAGTTGCCGCGCCCGCGTGAGCAGATCGGCCGCCACGTCCGGAGGGACGTGGCCCACGATCTGGGCCGCGCGCCGCTCGTCCGCGTGGGCCAAGAGCCGGGCGACGAGTTCCGTACACTCGGCATCCAGTGGGCCATCTCTCAAGACGCTCCGGATGACCTGCGCGAGCAGATCGTCCACGGCCTCTCGCTGGCCCCTCAAATCGCCCAGGAGCAACGCGATCTGAAGGGCCTTGCGGTCCGGCGGGCAGTACGGCACGATTCCGTCGCCCGTCCACACCGGAAGTGCGGCGGCGCGACGGGCGAGGTCGAAGTCGAGCGGGAGCCCAGCGCTCGGTTGTGGTAGCCCCCGCGAAGCGCTCGGTTGCTCCCGCGAAAGGGAGAAGAACAGAACAGCGATGGCGCCGGGTACGAGTAGAACTCTCACGGGCTCTCCGCGTCAGAGGTTTCGTCGGCACACGCCACAACGCGCTACTATCGCGCGCCCACGCGGACCGTCGCAAGAGGATCTTGTCTCGTGAACGACGCGCGTCGGCTCCACGATTCGCGACGGGACAGTCACGCACTCGACCGCCTATCAGTAGATTAAGTTCGCAGCTCAGACGGGATCGAGAGAAATTTGACGGTTTGACCACGTGTTTCTGGCGAAGCGCTTGCCGAGCGAGTGCTCGTGGTGTGAAATGTGAGCGCCGGGAGCGGCGCCGAACGGTGCCCGCTCCCGGCGCGTCAGCGTCGGCGCTCCGCCGGTTCTCCGGTTGCGTGCCGTTTCCCGAGGAAAATCGTATGCCACGCCCGCTCTCCTGTTGGCCGGTGCCCGCCCGTTGGCTGCTGTCGGCCGTCGCCGTGGTGCTCGTGGGGCCGCTGCACGCCGAACCACTCTCTCAACCCAAGGGCGATGGGAAACCGGCCGAACTACCAGCCGTCGCGCCCGAATTCGACAAGGTGCCGCTCTTCGACCTGTCGAAGGGGGCCGGACTACCCAGTTACCTGAAGGCGTCGCCGACCATGCTCGGGGACGCCAGCGGGCTGCGCGGCGGCGAGGCCCGGGTCACGACCCCCGACCTGGGTAGCAAGGATTTCACCTTCGATGTCCTGTTCCGGTTCAACGACGGGGAGAAGTCGATCGCCCTGATCGGAGTGACCGCGGCCGCACCCGTGACCCGGGCGGCCGACGAGGGCGTTTCTTCGGCGGTTCACAGCCCCGGGCTCGGCGGCTACGCGACCCTCGGCAGCACCGGCGGGGCGGAGTTCCGACTGGGGACGTTCAAGGCGGACGGCCCGCACCTGTACCGGATCGACAAGAAGGGGGACGCGCTGACGGTGGCAATCGGTGAGTGGAAGGACGGCAAATTCAGCCCGTACTCCGTCAAGGCCCTCACCATCTCGAAGGACACCCCGGTTCTCAAATCGGGCGGGGTTCCGTTCTTCGGTAACGAGGCCACGTTCCTGGGCGTGCGCCTGGCCGTGGACGGCAAAGTGGTCGATCCCGGGAAGCCGGCCCCGCCCCCGGCCGACCTGTCGAAGATCCCGTTCGCCCCGCTCGGCGGGGCCAACCCGCTCCCGAGCTACCTCGGCACCGACGCGGCCGGGGTCGCGGACAAGGACGGGCTCCGCCTCGACAACTCCGCGTACCGGACGAAAACGACCGGGCTCGTCGAAAAGGACTTCGTCTTCGACGTGCGGTTCCGGTTCCAGGACGAGGAGCAGAGTATTTTCACGATCGGGCTCGCCGGCGCGAAGGGAGAGGGCATCAGCTCGCGGGTCCACGGCCCCGGGCACGGCGGGTACGCGACCCTGGCCATCACCGGACAGGAGGAGTTCCGGTTGGGGGCGTTCAAGACGGGCGGCCCGCACACCTTCCGAATCGAGAAGCGCGGCCCGACGCTGACGCTCGCCATCGGTGCGGAAAAGGACGGGATTTTTACCCCGATCGTGACGAAGACGATCCCGCGCCTGACGGCGACCGCACCGTCTCTGACCCCGAAGGAGTGTGCGGTGTTCGTGTCCGGGAACGGGGGCAAGTTGGAGGCCGTGCGCTTCGTGGTCAACGGAGAAGCGCACGGCGGGAACGTGGCCGGCGGCTCGAAGGGGAGCACCCCCAAACCGGGCGATCCCACGCGCCCGGCCGCGGCCGCCGATAACGGCATCGAGGGCCGGGAGCACCTGATCCGGCTGACCGGGGCGCCGCTCCCGTCGTACCTCGGTGCGCACCCCGGCCTCGCCTTTGAACCCGCGGGCGGACTGGTGCTCCACGACCGCCTGATCCGCACCGCGGCGGCGGATTTTGCCACCAAGGACTTCACCTTCGACGTGGTGTTCCGGTTCAAAGAAAAGGAACAGGCGATCTGCCTGGTCGGGCTCGGGGCCGCGGAGCGGCGGCCCGGGGGCGGCGTGGACCTGAAGGACAGCGTGTGCTCCCGGCTCCACGGCCCGGGACACGGGGGGTACGGGACGGTGAGCGTTTCCGGACAAGACGAGCGCCAACTGGGAGCGTACAAGGAGGCCGGCCCGCACATGTTCCGGCTCCGCAAGAAGGGCAACGTACTCACGATGGCGGTGTGCATCGGGTTCAAGGGCAAGTTCACCGCCGACATCGAACAATCGATCCCCGACCTGAAGGCGGCCGCGCCGTTCCTGACCAAATCGAACAGTTGGCTCTTCATCGGCGCGGACGGGGTGGTGGAATCGGTTCGGCTGGCGGTCGATAGCGAACCGATCGAGTCCCGGGATCTGGCACTGAACCTCCCGGCCCGCGTGGTCGCCGGGCGGTCACTGGGACAAGCTCTGCTCGCGTCCCCGGCAGGCAAGAAGTTCGCGGTAGCGTCCGGCCCGAAGGGACTCACCGTGAGCACCGAGGGCAAGGTCTCCTGGGCGCCGACCACCGAGCAGCTCGGGCGCCACGAGGTCCGGATCAACGTCGCCGGCCCGAAGGACACGACCCAGACGATTCTCGCGGTCGAGGTCGTCTCCGCCGAGGACGCGGCCGCCGTCAACGGGAACCTGGCCCGGATCGACAGCCTGTACCAACTGCCGCTGGCCGCGGGGCCAACCCACATCGGTCCCGGGCTCGACGGGAAATCCCTCCTCCTGGTGGAGGGGAACCGGCTGCGGCGGCTGACCGGCGGCGGGATCACGGTGAAGGAAGAGATCCGCCTGCCCGCGCGCTACGAGCGGCTGTTCGAGCGGGCCGATTACTTCGTCGGGCTGTCCGACGAGAAAAAGGCCCTGCACGTGATC
This region of Gemmata massiliana genomic DNA includes:
- a CDS encoding YncE family protein, encoding MPRPLSCWPVPARWLLSAVAVVLVGPLHAEPLSQPKGDGKPAELPAVAPEFDKVPLFDLSKGAGLPSYLKASPTMLGDASGLRGGEARVTTPDLGSKDFTFDVLFRFNDGEKSIALIGVTAAAPVTRAADEGVSSAVHSPGLGGYATLGSTGGAEFRLGTFKADGPHLYRIDKKGDALTVAIGEWKDGKFSPYSVKALTISKDTPVLKSGGVPFFGNEATFLGVRLAVDGKVVDPGKPAPPPADLSKIPFAPLGGANPLPSYLGTDAAGVADKDGLRLDNSAYRTKTTGLVEKDFVFDVRFRFQDEEQSIFTIGLAGAKGEGISSRVHGPGHGGYATLAITGQEEFRLGAFKTGGPHTFRIEKRGPTLTLAIGAEKDGIFTPIVTKTIPRLTATAPSLTPKECAVFVSGNGGKLEAVRFVVNGEAHGGNVAGGSKGSTPKPGDPTRPAAAADNGIEGREHLIRLTGAPLPSYLGAHPGLAFEPAGGLVLHDRLIRTAAADFATKDFTFDVVFRFKEKEQAICLVGLGAAERRPGGGVDLKDSVCSRLHGPGHGGYGTVSVSGQDERQLGAYKEAGPHMFRLRKKGNVLTMAVCIGFKGKFTADIEQSIPDLKAAAPFLTKSNSWLFIGADGVVESVRLAVDSEPIESRDLALNLPARVVAGRSLGQALLASPAGKKFAVASGPKGLTVSTEGKVSWAPTTEQLGRHEVRINVAGPKDTTQTILAVEVVSAEDAAAVNGNLARIDSLYQLPLAAGPTHIGPGLDGKSLLLVEGNRLRRLTGGGITVKEEIRLPARYERLFERADYFVGLSDEKKALHVIDKKTLKVRRTVKMDYPSRTDLAPHPTRAVCYVCVVTGGEGPPARILIVEEDTGDVQEPAGLFGSWAVVSPDGRNLYAGYREVYQKGARLLFNPDRIHVVPEYGTFDALLVYDITRAKPAMRHLKEEPGGDGTGLVLSPDGKRLTYLSHTGYPISSDQIPAWSPTALDKRPVGYSTKADKASPLWIAYHPALGLAAAPAKAGAVCYDRETGEVEPKRADLTYPYLGEPAVSRVFFAPDGRHLLLECEENGKRSLRRVRLNLTPAEVARLPK
- a CDS encoding DUF1559 domain-containing protein; translation: MSVPSLSRSKRGFTLIELLVVIAIIAILIGLLLPAVQKVREAAARMKCSNNLKQLGLALHNFHDSNGKFPAAGVLTLAKPVPASNAPPNHHTWLTYLLPFVEQDNLFKQTNINAPAWGQPIMSTDVGLLRCPSDPGYAKSDETHNLAVTNYAGSEGYHWWSTAVFNPGTGTTGDYSGLFTVTRTFKFADVTDGTSNVVAIAETTSYGFKNGPFNAQGGGILRARGGEAVFRSAFVFTGYAGTSKFPPYMGADGSATPSVDGQWLSGLTAPYSFPPTYLTAWGINCDWPGASSMHGSSVNVARADGSVGNISTSMSWPIWVAVNGVGDGSVVSE